CGCGCGGCGACTGAAGCAGCTTGCTGTCGCGGAGCTGCGTGCGCGACTTCTCCGCCAGATGCCGCCCCTCGACAAACTGCACCCAGGCGATGCGCCCGACCAGCGCTACGATTGCCGCCAGCAGCAGGAACATAGCGACTGCGATCGATTTTCGCACCTGCGGCGTGGCCCTCGACATCGTTGCACCCTCCAATAAGCTAATCTTTATGTATATTCGCCGCCTGCCCCGCTTTCCCTGTCCTGTCGGCCATATTATTAGCCCCGCCCACGGGCGCGACGCAGGCGTATCCCCTCGCCAAAAAATAAAACCGGGGCGCATCCCCGCCCCGGTTAATAGGTTCAGTTAAGCTGTTCGTCGGCGGTCGCCCGCTCCTCGGCAGCTTCGACCGTTGTCTTCCGGTACTTATTGTTCCATACCCCGGCGGCAATAACTGCGGCCGTAATCACTGCCGGCAGCAGCCAATGAGGCATCATTTCCGTGTAAGCGGCCATAAGTTTATCGCTTTGCATCATCTCGCCGGCCGTCCAGGCGATAAGCCCGGCCCCGGCGTACACGATGACCGGGAAACGATCCATCACCTTCAGAATGATCTGGCTGCCGAACACGATCAGCGGAATGCTCAGCGCCAGACCGAGGCCGAGCAGAACATAGTCGCCTTTGGCAACCGCGGCGATCGCCAGCGTATTATCCAGGCTCATGATGATATCGGCGATGATAATAGTCTTGACTGCCTTCCACAGTGAACTCGAAGCTTCGATATTCTCCTCGCCGCCGTTTTCCAGCAGCAGCTTGGCGGCTATCCAGACGAGCAACACGCCGCCGAAAAATTGAACATACGGTATGTGCAAAAGTACAACTGCTACGACGGTCAGTACCACCCGCAGCCCTATCGCCCCAGCACTACCCCACAGGACGGCCATCTTCTGCTGCTGCGGAGGAAGCGCGCGGCTTGCCAGCGCAATAACCACGGCGTTATCCCCGCTCAGCACGATGTTCACCATCATGATTCCCAATAGTGCGCCAATGAACTCCATTTTTTGTACTCCTTTTCGTGCGTAGATATAGTGCGACCATGACTATATTCAGTTAGCGACGAACCCGCTCCGCCTCCTTCTTGACCAAGTAATAATACCAGGTATCAATCAATGCGGCCATGCTTTATTTTAACAGGGGATAATGCGGCCGACAAGAGGACATGTCGCAAATATCCTGTATACATAACAAAGCTGCTCTTTCTCTGCTATAATAGTATTATCGTATCACCCGTCTTAACAAGGGAAGGTGCCCCGATGCCTCTGTTACCCGAATGGAAAAAGAATCTCGCCGCCCTGTGGTTCGCCCAGCTCGCCGGCATGGGCGCCATTACCGGCGTCATGGCTTTTCTGCCCCTCTATGTCCGCGAACTAGGCATTACCAGCCTCGAAGAGGCAGGGGTGTGGTCGGGCGTCCTTATGGGCGCCGCGCCGTTGACCGCCGCCCTGGCAGGGCCGTACTGGGGAGCGGTGGCCGACCGCCACGGCCGTAAACTGATGGTCATGCGGGTCATGTTCGCCTTCTTCACCGTCATGGTGCTGATGGGCTTCGTGGCCTCAGTTAACCAGCTGCTCTTCCTCCGCGTCGTCCAGGGCGTCTGCGGCGGCTTCACCGCCGCCGCCCTCGCCCTCGTCACCTCGCTGAGCCCTCCCGACCAGATAACCTGGACCCTCGGCATATTCCAGACGGCCATGATTGCCGGCAGCGCCTTCGGCCCCATGTTCGGCGGCATTATCGCCGACCATTTCGGCTACCGGTGGGCGTTCGTCTCCTTCGGCCTCCTCTGCCTCGTGTCGCTGATCATCATCCGCCTCGCCGTCGTCGAACGCTTCACGCCCGCGGCCGCCACAGCCAAGCAACCCGTCTGGCGCGAAATCGGCGCCATCATCACCATTCCGGGGCTCTGGCTGACACTCGCCCTCCAGTTCCTCATCCAGTTCGCCATGATGATCATCGCCCCCATCCTGCCCATCTACGTCCACGTCCTGGCCCCCAACCTTACCTACATCGCCAGCGCCGCCGGCGCCATCATCGCCGCCGCCGGCCTCACCAGCGCCGTAGCCTCGGCCGCGATGGGCAAAATCAGCAAACGGTTCAGCCACCGGGCAATCCTGATAGCGGCCGGCGCCCTGTCGGCGCTGTGCTTCGCCGCCCAGGC
The DNA window shown above is from Sporomusaceae bacterium and carries:
- a CDS encoding TerC family protein, whose amino-acid sequence is MEFIGALLGIMMVNIVLSGDNAVVIALASRALPPQQQKMAVLWGSAGAIGLRVVLTVVAVVLLHIPYVQFFGGVLLVWIAAKLLLENGGEENIEASSSLWKAVKTIIIADIIMSLDNTLAIAAVAKGDYVLLGLGLALSIPLIVFGSQIILKVMDRFPVIVYAGAGLIAWTAGEMMQSDKLMAAYTEMMPHWLLPAVITAAVIAAGVWNNKYRKTTVEAAEERATADEQLN
- a CDS encoding MFS transporter, translated to MPLLPEWKKNLAALWFAQLAGMGAITGVMAFLPLYVRELGITSLEEAGVWSGVLMGAAPLTAALAGPYWGAVADRHGRKLMVMRVMFAFFTVMVLMGFVASVNQLLFLRVVQGVCGGFTAAALALVTSLSPPDQITWTLGIFQTAMIAGSAFGPMFGGIIADHFGYRWAFVSFGLLCLVSLIIIRLAVVERFTPAAATAKQPVWREIGAIITIPGLWLTLALQFLIQFAMMIIAPILPIYVHVLAPNLTYIASAAGAIIAAAGLTSAVASAAMGKISKRFSHRAILIAAGALSALCFAAQALADNVLLFGAMRAVSGFFLGAMLPTVNALTYFLIPEEKRGVAYGVTTASMQMGIVFGPISGGALAVYFGFPSVFWLSALLFAAVAVGVTLVRSLPDTGSGKDPG